Genomic DNA from Chaetodon auriga isolate fChaAug3 chromosome 18, fChaAug3.hap1, whole genome shotgun sequence:
ttattgaacacatatatcacacaaacctctgtgttgactggaactgcttctctttggcaaGGAGCCTGATTTtagatggtagtgatgatgatgatgatgatgatgatggtaatcacagctggttttccaggtttgggtcagttaGTCTTGAGCAGAAATGCGTCTTTGTAGAGTCAGAAAAAGCTGCTCTCAGTCATTAgtcgttgctttgcagcttagtgatttcatgttgtaggttgtcaggctcctctctctctctctctctctctctctctctctctctgtctgcctttctctctctggcagaTGGCGTTAATTTTATCCAAGCatatttgtccttgcagctcatccagtttagcacaTGTTAGAGCTGTAATGATGGTCCAgattagcctttttcatcactgcgagCTCATCCCAGCAGCTACCTAACTTAAACATACTGGCACATGCTCATCTGCATCTACTTACATTTTGTTGACAGTTCCCATGATGCACCGATGTGTTCAGCTGCTCCgtgtgtgctgcattcagggaccaTTCGGAAGAACATGCTAATTTAccattttatgttattttcttcaatgctgaaaaaagtaattgctttttttttgtatttatgaattgccttgATGGCTGGAGGGTCCTTTCTTCTGCAGTAGAGGAAACTACTGTGTTTAGCATGGTCAGCAAGCAAGTGTTAGTGAAGATGGTAACTCTTAGCACATACACACCTGCAACTGTCACCCCaaatgctcttttctttctcttattcTCTTCTGCCACCTCCTTCTCAGAAGCAGAGCTGGCTCCGAAACGTGAGGCTCCCACAGGGGATGCCACAGCCTTGGAGGCCCTCCTGAGGACGGACAGcctgctggagaaaaaaaacaacctctgtAAGGAAGAGGAGACGTTGCTGGAAATACAGGTATTTTATTATGTGTGAATTATGTACAGTATCATACATTATTAAGGTATGTGTGTTTTGGTCAATGCAAGTAAAGTTTGGCATTACAAACAAGTATTAAGATTTAAATGAGGGCTTGCAACTGAGAGGTGTGAAATTATCAAATCAAATCCTTTCTAACGTCGTCACACATATTTTCTTTACCTGTATCCAAGCCTCTCTCTtcctatatgtgtgtgtttgtgctctgtaGAGAGTTCTGGAGGCGGACGAAAATGGGGACGGTTTCCATGATGATGAAGACTTTGAACTGGATACTccaaagagaaagaacagaaaccGAGGcaaagtgagtgtgtgcgcaggcacgcacgagtgtgtgtgatttacaAGAGAATAGCTACAGAGTTTCATCAGTACAAAATCTATGAAGTGTATTAAGTGACACTTATTTCTACGTCATGTGCTTGTGTTTCCACTCAGAACAGAGGATCCAGTCGCAGAAGGACAGAACCCGTTAACATGGACGACCAGGACAAACCTTACGTCTGCGACAGTAAGAGAACAGAAGACTTTGTACATCATGTGTGATTAGCTTTCTGCTTTACCTGTTAGTTTACCTAAATTCAGCATCACAGAGTTTCCCAAAGCTCAAGGAAGTGACAAAACACTCTTCTCCTTATCTGGCTATTACGAAAGAATTCCTTTATTCCTTCATGACGTATAGCCAGGAAACCTTTCTCAATATGCCTGCAGAATCTAGCAGACAAGTCGTTTTCCCTCATCTTTCAACAATAgcccctcctccttctgttctaAGAGCGGTCCTCTGCAGCATGAAAAAAGAGTTTGCTGTTAATCCAGACCTGACTAGCATGCCACCTACGTACTTGGGCAGAATCCCCCCGGAATGGATTGCCATGGGGATGCAGAGATAGCTGCGCTCGAACAAATGAACCTTTTGTGTCGTgttctgtctttccttcattATTTGCTTTTGTGTCTTCTCTGTTCCAGATAGATACAAACAAAAGCATAACTCAAAAAAGGCTGAAGAAGGTATCTGAACCTGTCGCCATCTTGTCTTTCTAGGGGCTCCTTGAACTGTCTTTATGATTAGCCTTTTCGCTCGTGGGCATCTGGTGTGGGAATGGCTGACTGAATGCGAATACCTTGGAGATATCGCTTTAAATGCTTTATTCTAGTCCAGGCGTCCTTTCCTGAATTCAGCGCAAGCATTGCATGATACTAACGCTACGCTATGTGCCTTCATGCTCACTCTCTGCAAGGCATGCACCAAATGATGCTTCCGCAGCAGCTAACGTCGAACTGTGGGATGCATGGTTCTTAAGGCCTCAATAGCTGTGAAGTGATCCACAAATGTAGCCATTGTAGAAGTCTTTACACTGGGTGGCTTTTCTTTTTGAGACAAGTTTTTAACCATGGGATTGGATTGGGAGTGAGTTCACATGGACATGGTGAGGCTCTGCAGCCTTGTGGTGAAATATGCAAATTTGGCTGGGACAGAAATGGCCACAGAATGTAGCAAGGAACGCAGCAAAAGCAATACTTCAACTTTCAGCTTCTATCATGGCTACACCTCCAATGTGCTTATTAATAACCCCAAGAACTACTGCAATAGTAGACTATAAATTCTAGTTTTCATATTATTAGTGCACAAAATGTGTGACTTCCACAGCTTCACAGTACAGCAACAGCAGGATAAAAAGGTGCCTGTCAGTCTCTCACCTTTGATTGTTGATTTGCTCGTTATGATCTGTTTTTGAAAACGGTTGTAGGCAGATACTGCACCTTTTGGCACACCTCTTATAACCTGACTCCATGTCTATTCACTTGACTTCCGTGTGAAAGACTTGTCAATAAGTCTGCGGATTTTCATATCAATTAAATGCTGTTTATGTTAGCTAGTAAAGCATTCTTAGTATGAAATATGTCACAGATGAAGCCTCTTTCTCACAGTCTCAGCAGCAATATATCATCTCAGCAACACTCTCTACTCCCATAATGTGCTTTTGTTGGGTGATAAGGTTGTTATGGTCAACCTATTTATTGAATGTCgtttttgcactttttctttGCACAAGGTTTTATGTGCTTCTAATGGAGTGTGTGATGTTTTATCTGTAGTCTGTGGAAAGCGCTATAAGAACCGGCCTGGCCTGAGCTACCACTACACCCACACTCACCtggcggaggaggagggtgaggaggaaaaggaaacagagatgGCCCCGTCTCCTCCACATAGCTCGGACAACCACAAACGTAAGATGCCGTCGAGTGTTTAGTTACATAGAACGACAGAAAGCCGCGGGAAAGCTCAATTTTTCTTCTCATTACACGTATCTGCCAACAGCTCAGAAGGGCCCGGACGGTGTCATCATCCCCAACGACTACTGTGACTTCTGCCTGGGAGACCAGGACTCCAATAGGAAGACAGGCCAGGCTGAGGAGCTGGTGTCCTGCTCTGATTGTGGACGCTCGGGTGAGTCCCCAGTCCTCACATCATGGCCTACTAGCACCTCTTTGGAGGGTAGACCACAAGTCAtagctttgttttcttgtcaaatCAAATGAGGGGATAAAGAGGTTAAAGAATGTCATATGAGTGTTCCCAGTGGCACAGTAAGAAAACCACTCTTACCAAATATGCTGATTCACTTTCCCGCCCggagggagagatgagaagatcaataccagtCTCGTGTCTGTATGGtgaatatgaagccacagccagcaggtggTTAGCTTGGCTTAGCACAAATGCAGCTATGCTAAGCTGacctgtagcttcacatttcaCCCACAGTCATGAGcgtggtatcgatcttctcatctaactctcagcgGGAAAACGAATAAGCAGATTTCCCAAAATACCAAACCACTCCTGCAGGAGATTTTCAGAAACGAGTTGTTTGCTAGTCTCACACTTTAATTTGTGTCTACTacgcatctttttttttctctttacttccTTTTTATCCACAATCTTGTTCATGTCTATTCCTCGCTTCCTCGCAATGTTTATGTTGGTTCACAGACTTAAATGGTGCTTTCCTAGTGGCCACAAATGTGACGCAGTTTAACACTGCATCAAATATCTATTTAGATTAATAGTTACTTTGGGCAGTATCTTAAGCAGTAACGTTTACACAGTCGATTTTAGTTGGTGACAGCCTTATGTGAATAGTTACTCTGAGTCATCACTGTTCAAACCAACCTGTGTCTTTACCTGATGATGGAGGTCTGATTATACCTTCATGCCGTGCGTTGAAATGAGCTTTCATGTTGCTACAGTGTCTTTTCAATGGGTTGTCAATGAGCCTTGTTGACCATGAGAAGTGAGAGCCGACTCCAGGAAAATAATATTGATGTACAGGCTCCGCTGCTTGCTTCCATCCTGCATGCTTCTCCATGTCAGCCTCATCCATCAGTACGGACTTCTGCCTTTTCATGACATGCATTCACTCCTTTGTTGCTCGGTTTTCATGCATTACcttctggctgcatttttgtttctttcccccccttcttttatttttgctccACACTACCCAAAGCCGCCTCTGTTGGATATCACGGACATAACATTTCTCCAATCAGCTCAAGCGTCTTGTGCGATGAGAGAGCAGAGTGTTCATTTCAGCCAGCGACATGTTTTCTTGCTACGGTAGACTTTGTTAGAACAGCTGCGAGAGTGTGTGGCCTTGTCTGTGTTGCTCTGACGCTGATGTTTTCATGGTagctggaagaggaggagcgaaGAAGGATTGGAGGAAGCTGAGCACTCTTGAGGAATTGTTCGGCAGCGCGTCAGACAGCGAGGCCTCCACGTTTCATGGCTTTGAAGACGCAGAGCTGGAAGACATTTTGCTTTCAgacgatgatgataatgatgatgatggtcacGATGCTGTGGCTGATAAAGGGACCTCTTGACTAGCTGGACCTCAGGGCAGTGAGAAATCATCTCCTGAGTAAATGTCTGAAGCCTCAGACTGGACTACAGTGGCCCCCTTTGAAGGCACGTCCACCAGAAAAATCTCCAGATTTATTTTGAACACTTTCAATTAATGCCATCTTTTTCTTGGAAAAGTTGTCGAATGAAACTTTTGTCCCTGATGGAtacaatggctttttttttttttttttttttttttttttttaccatgctCACATGGATTTTACTGACATTTTCCATTACTCATAAACAAACAATTATCTCCTTCCACTTGATTTTGCTTGCGTGAGATAATCACCATCATGGCTGCAGCCTATTTCATTCTGGACTGAAAAGGTCAATGCGATGGACCAGAGAAAAAGGAATGAATTACATGAATGGCCACTAATGTGGCAGGGGGAGGGATGAACGTGGACTCTTGAGTCACTCCATTGGCTAAAGAGGACAGGTAGCCGAGAGGTAAGAGCCAGTCGGCACTCAattgctcctctctgtctttaagGCCTCTCTTTTATCAGTAGACGCTGAGCAGAGATGCTtttcctcctgcctgctgctcaGCGCCATCCATTTCAACTGATAGGCCACCTTTTAAACTGCCACAGCTAATTTAATCCCTGACTTTAATTCCTCAGTTTAATTCTGTGGCAGGCAGCAGCTTAAACATTCTCTGTCACGTCTCCCTTTGTTCACCCATCACAGGCTGATTGGgaatgttcagtgtttctggCTGCTTTCCCAGTCCAGATATAAATCCCTTCATCCTTGATTATGGCTCATTCATGGCTCATTGATACCCCATTGATGGCAGGTTGATGTAGATAGCTGTGTTTGTATGAGATGCTGGCGGCACTGTGAGGCTGCGGGGAGGCTTTAAAAGACATTAGCAATagctgtaaaatgtttgttATTAAGACGGGGAAGTAGACGACAATTTACACCACCgttcattttgttgtctcaACTAGAGATTAATGGGAAGATGATAAAATGCGGTCTGGCTGTGATTTCCAGCACACACAtcactgcttgtgtttgtttccagacATATAATCACTTGTCGTTTGTGGCTAGACTGCTTTTGATGCTACATTTCATCCAGCTGTATGGACTGTCGGCACTACGGGTGCAATTAGAGTTGTCTGATTCACAGACACCATTAACAGGCACTGCTGGCTCTGATAAAGACATGGCAGTGTTATTTATATCAACCAGGGCAAAGCGTTTTATTCAATTAGTCAAGCAAAAGGATATTTTTACATCAGATGACCATCTGACCACTGCGGCGGTTAACAGAAGACACATCATTGCTGCGCTGCAGGGCCTGAAGCAGATACAGCTGCAGTTGGTGCAAATCAACATTTGATGAATTATGTaaatatgttaatgtgtgtcagtctttctctgctgtcagctccaatTCAGAGCGTTTGCCACGTGCCCATCCGCTGAAACTCCACTGGCTTTGCTTTGAAGTCACCCCTTCCTTCTTACTTCACTCTTCTCGTCTCTCCTCGCCATCGCTCTGCAGGTCACCCCACATGTCTACAGTTCACTGACAACATGATGCAGGCAGTGAGGACGTACCAGTGGCAGTGCATAGAGTGCAAGTCTTGCAGCATCTGTGGCACGTCGGAGAACGATGTATGTATACTGTGGGAGGATGTACGATCCTCCGTAGCTCCAGAAATGTTAGCGTTCGAATGCTTTTAAAAGATTTCCCTCTGAATTTGCTTTGACTAGATTTGTCTTGTTTCCTTTTGATATTGTGACCTTTCCACAATCAGCATTCAGCTTGTCATAGGCAATTACATTACCTTACACTGAATTTAACTAAACATGCCAAGCAGCTATTGCACTTGATAAATCCCTGATGTGATATTCTTTTTTACCTCAGCCATATTTTGCTaagaatgaaaaataatcacaaaaaGGATGTCAGCTTTACATGGTGGTGCAATATGGCGGACTGTGtgaggacctgctccctctttAGATATGAAGAGCTCATTTTAAGATAATGAAAATTCTTGTTTCCAGATGACCATACACTTATTAAAACAGAATTCTAAAtcttatattccatttctgccaatagatccccctaaaccctacacactggacctttaagagtACACCCACAGTGTGCAGTAACACAGCACACATAGGATCAAAGTGGCTAAACTGGATCTTTCAACACCATGAGACAGGAATTAACTATAATCTACTTTATCCAACAGGGTAAAGGGCCATATTCTGCAAAgagatccccctaaatcttacacactggacctttaacactttaaatctttTTCATTGTATATATCTAATTCTACAGAATAGTTTCAGCATTTTTTGACAGCTGTGTCCAGAAGTTGGGGCATAAAAGATTTGGCCTCTTTGAAGCTCCATAAGCTGTCCCATGATGCTTTGAAAGCTCGCAGTGCTACTTGCCAGATCTCCTTTATAGTTCATAAATGCTGCTAACTGGCACTCAACATAATGTGAGTCACATTTCTAGCTGTCTTTGTAACTCTGATTCACCTACTTCAGCATTTATGTCCTTATTCAGGCAGGGTtgatatttcttcttctttcccctgcacttttttttttatagattatATATTTAAGATGTTTGTGTGCCGCATATGCAGGAtcagctgctgttctgtgaTGACTGCGACAGAGGATACCACATGTACTGCCTGAAGCCCCCAATGACCCAGCCTCCAGAAGGTACGACAGCCACTCTCATACATTATGCATTATCCATCAGCGGGTTGAAACTATATATGTCATGTGCTGTATATCTGAGAGAGGCTACAAGCGAAGGCTATATATGGAAAAGAGCAAGAAGGACAAGGATttcagcctctctttctctctccacaggGAGCTGGAGCTGTCACTTGTGTCTGGACCTGTTAAAAGACAAGGCCTCTGCCTACGGAGAAGCATAACTCGCTGGACATTCTTCTCaacacagtatatatatttgtacCTATATGTTAACTGTTTGACATGCCCACACATGAGCAAAAACATTCTCTCAGATagaatcaaacacacacactccagtgcATTAGCAGGCTCAGGGCAGTTTCCTGTGTGAGGCGCAGAGATCCTCGAGGTCTCATACAGCCGAGCAACACTCCAGACGCAAACACCGTCACCATGCAATCCGGACCATAAGTCAGCTAACAGCAGGCCTTCCGATCAGCCAGTTCTCTACCTCACCTCTCAGCACATGGCAAGAAGCCAAAGCAAGATAATGGCCAATACTGTGTCGTACATGCGTACATGCTCAATTTGAACCAAACTTCTGAAATCCCCAGATGTTTTCCCGtgatttaaatgtatttgatttGGAAGATGTCTGTCCCAGAGTCGTTTCACTTGCTTCCCttgctgctccagctctgcagtggGGGAACCTGAGTGGGTCTGACTAATGTTTGTTTAAATTTCTCCTTCCAGCTCTACTCCTCTCCTGTGTTTAGACTTTACGGTGACATTCCTATTTTATATCTGGACAGACTCAGTGTTAGCTATGCCATCTTTCACAGGTTTTGTCAGGCTCGGTGAAACTCGCGTCCAGCGCTAAGACACAGCCTCGGCTATCATTCCTGTTGGGAGCGCGgtgacatttttttaatctgcgTTTATGTTTTTTGTATCCTTGCCGTTACAAGGATACCGTGGTGCTCAATTTGACACTTTACAAAAATTATAGCATTTCTTTTTATAGAATAAAaggctgatttatttattgttgaCAATGCTCCAATGTTATTGTCAAGGAGATCATTATTACTGTCAATCAGTGATTCCCAAACTCTTCCTGTCATGCCTAACCCCCTGTGGAAACCATCCAAATCACTGCCCCCCCTCTCCCagcccacacaaacaaaagcatagGATAATATATTCAAATAACATTCATATGAAGACAAACTGCATTGCCGAAGTTGCATGTCCAAAAAGTCAACCTCCTCACCAGCTCATATAAAGACATAGagaaaaagcatttttgtgttGCAGGGTAGGGATTGTTAGCCAGTATTATAGTACACATGTTACTCTGATGTGATTGCATTGGCTCCCATGTACCCTGTAATCCCACATAATAACAGTTCAGAAGCAGCGTTATCTCAACTCTAAATTCATGTCACAGCTGTAGATAGCATGATGCGGAACATGCCAATGTTTGCAGTTAATATTAGAGCAGATTAACTCAGTTTAATCTAGTCATTACCATCTGACTCACACTCACATTGCTTCAGCGTGTGGACAGCATCCAAAGCTCGACAGCCTTTGATGGAGGGCTTTAGTgaaatgttattagttacacgTATGTTGGACATTTCAAAATAATCTGCTGGGAAAAGAGGTTCACCTTTTGTGGTTTTCAATCTGCATTTTAGCCAGTTTGTGCCCCCTGCAATACCTCTGTGCCCCTCTAGAGGGCCCCACCCTGcagtttgggaaccactgctgtAAAAGAACATAGTTGCAGTGTCTGTGTTAACAAACCTTGATTCATGGCTATATACAAGCAGTGTGGTGAATCATATACTGTGCGTGTCCTGAGGAAGCAGTATGTACAGGTGAGTCCTGTTTGGAGGTCGGTTAGAGGTCATGTGAgaattttttttacactttttttgtATTGCAGTTATTAACCAGAATATATTTGgtatgttctgtgtttgtattacCACGTGAGTACAGTTGAATTGGTTTCACCTAAAGTTTGATGGTATAATCTTCAAAGCCATCCAActtatgtttttcttctgagCAAAACTTGGCAGCACTCACCTACTGCTCTAAAAACAAGGTCGATCATGAATAGGAAGAAACACCAAGAATAAGctcaaaactaaaaaaaaaaaaaaggacaaaaaaaaaaaaaaaaaaagtccattaaAGTACACATAGTGTGCAAGCCTTGACAGGATATCACagtctgcatttgtgttttgttattgtgAGTTTGTATTTGATATTGCTTTTCCACAGACAATCATGACTTAGCATAGCTACAATACATGATGTTAATAATATGCAGGGGGTGTTCCATGGCGGGTATAACCACCCTTTGTGTcttccttttaaaaaatgtcttggATGTAATTCTTATTTGATGCCATCACCTACAGTGATTCAAAACGTGTGTTGCATTTTGTTAAAGTAAATGTTATGTTTTGTGATGAAATAAAGACTTTTCCATAAGTCTTGTTTTCCTGTATGTCACTTATCTTCAGTCCACTTGTTTCTCATTTTGCGTGTAAAATATATTCACAGAGAAATACTCAAGGTATTTTCAAGTTGTTTTTATTCCCCTTCAACAACCCATTACCAGGAAACCCTGATGCCATACATGCAACCTGAAAGTAGGCATTGAGTGTTTATATGGCTCTGGCTAAGATGGCTGTGTCTGATATGAATCCATTATAATGTAATGTTAGATGAGCCatcatttcctcttcatttccGCCCAAGATATGGCTGCTTTTCTGGATGGTCTGCCAACATATCTGTGTGTGGATGCTCAGGGATGCAGAGGCTTTCAAGAGGTTACAAACATGCCAATATCCTCTCCAGTACTTATGTTGTACCTTACATCAAACAACCACTAGGGAGCACTAATAGACTGGAGAACATGAATCAATATGGTGCTACATGTTTAAGTGTCTTTACAATCatgacaaataataaataaatgtgttatGAGCCAGTATTTCACTTTAAAACTCATCTGTTCGTCTCTTtttgctcctctgtctctgtctctctttgctctGAACACGTTCCCCTTCCAACTGGACTACATCTTCACCTGGACTCTCTGGCAGAGCATGTGTGTCACTCAGACACCAGACATGAAACATGTGTACAGTATTTGCAAAATAAGAGGAAGACTTGGAGACAATGATCCTGAAGTGGTCACTGTGGGAGAGAAGAGCACCAAGTCCAGAGACAGTGTCAGTTACCTGGAAAACAGCACCATCGTGTGGCCTCTCTGTGTTACTTTAATTCAGAAGCCATTGACTTGattatttgctgtgtgttttaccaTTGAGATGTTCATGACACTCAACATTCTCTGTTGTGTTGACATTCTGCTTTGTTCAATAACTTTGTCCACTTCAATTCAGCACAGGTCTGCAGCATTTAACTCTGTAAAGACACAACAGGCTGTGGAAAGTTTATTCCACCAGGTCTAAATGAGAACCAGTCATCTCATATTTGCACAGGGATTAATAAAATACCTGAAGGATGAACAGGAGAATAATCTTGAAATCTGTCATGCCTGCATGTACGAAACATTTCTAACTCATTTCTCACCAGAGCAATTTAGACGAAGCATTTCACCAATCTCTTTCAAGCATCTTAAGAATTGCACAGACCCCTACACACATTAGTTTTTAATAGCATTAAATCAGTGTTGCAAATTTAAGTCCAATTTTAGTCTATTTTCCCACTGAGAAAACTAAAGCTGGAGTTGTATGAAATCAAGTTGTGGCTGAGTAGCTGCAGAAATAATACTGCAATTCTGTAAAGTACTGTTTATAATGAGCAGTGCTGAAATAATCAAAGCAAGCTGTCAGTAATGAGACCATCCAGCACAAAGCATTTTACCATAAataactcacacacagaggttttcaaatgactatacagtaaatacaaccTCGTACATGATGGAAAGGTAGAATTTTCTCGTCTAGTGTGGGTGTTATGACTACAGCTGACCAGACGGTGGCAGCATATCACACTTTCTGCAGATGAGTTATGTAATCAATCGTTTCCAGTTGATGGTAGACACCACTGGAAGCTGACTGTCCATGTAATTATAGCTataatgtttatgttttctaTACAATTAGGTCTTAATGTTGCCCTTTAACTGTATCTACGTTGGTGGTATCAAATATTATAACAGACATCCTCTATTTTgtgtcataaaataaaatgcagctatctagaaaacagctgtttttagtgaaaaaAAACTGTACCAATGAGGTGCAATTTGTACGTAAAATGCAATCATTGCACAATATTAGTCTGTTAAATGCGGGTTATCGTGTCTGAAGCCGGTTTCTACCGtcacacactgtttatttttctagTTTTGACTCACATGACTTTGTACGCATGGCTGCAGGACTTCAACGCTCCGACGCATGCGCTGTTGGTAACATCCGGGGTTCGGACAAGGATGAACGCCAATTTCCAAGATGGCggcggagggaggagggaaggagatgAACGAAATTAAAACTCAATTCACCACACGAGAAGGCGTCTACAAACTCCTCACTCACTCCGAATACAGCCGCCCCAACAGGGTGCCTTTCAACTCGCAGGGCTCCAATCCCGTTAAGGTCTCCTTCGTCAATGTAAACGACCAGTCCGGCAACGGCGACAGGATCTGTTTCAATGTGGGCCGGGAACTCTACTTTTATATCTACAAAGGCGTGAGAAAGGTAAACAATATTGACTGCAGCGACGAAGCCCGCGCTGTCCAGGAGCAGCCCATTGATTTGGCATCTCCAGACGTGTTGCAGCCCGGCTGTCAACTCTCCCAGCTTCTGTCATTGAAGTGCGCAGATTGTCAAGACAAGGCCATGTAGCAGACCTAGCTGAGTTAGGAGCTAATTAGCATTCTTAGCTAACATCGCCACAGTAGTTGTTTTAGCTTCGGTGAGACTTGTGTGCACCTCCGAGTCCGTTAGTTGTTTGAGTTCTTAGTCAGTGACAAGCTATGACACGAGGTTTTCCAGCCAACTGGGTACCGTGAGAAATGGCTTGTCATGTCATGTctcttgatgtgttt
This window encodes:
- the dpf3 gene encoding zinc finger protein DPF3 isoform X1, which encodes MATVIHNPLKSLGDQFYREAIEHCRSYNARLCAERSVRMPFLDSQTGVAQNNCYIWMEKRHRQPGQAAGQMYTYPARCWRKKRRLHPPLDPQLRLCELRLEAELAPKREAPTGDATALEALLRTDSLLEKKNNLCKEEETLLEIQRVLEADENGDGFHDDEDFELDTPKRKNRNRGKNRGSSRRRTEPVNMDDQDKPYVCDNRYKQKHNSKKAEEVCGKRYKNRPGLSYHYTHTHLAEEEGEEEKETEMAPSPPHSSDNHKPQKGPDGVIIPNDYCDFCLGDQDSNRKTGQAEELVSCSDCGRSGHPTCLQFTDNMMQAVRTYQWQCIECKSCSICGTSENDDQLLFCDDCDRGYHMYCLKPPMTQPPEGSWSCHLCLDLLKDKASAYGEA
- the dpf3 gene encoding zinc finger protein DPF3 isoform X2; the protein is MATVIHNPLKSLGDQFYREAIEHCRSYNARLCAERSVRMPFLDSQTGVAQNNCYIWMEKRHRQPGQAAGQMYTYPARCWRKKRRLHPPLDPQLRLCELRLEAELAPKREAPTGDATALEALLRTDSLLEKKNNLCKEEETLLEIQRVLEADENGDGFHDDEDFELDTPKRKNRNRGKNRGSSRRRTEPVNMDDQDKPYVCDICGKRYKNRPGLSYHYTHTHLAEEEGEEEKETEMAPSPPHSSDNHKPQKGPDGVIIPNDYCDFCLGDQDSNRKTGQAEELVSCSDCGRSGHPTCLQFTDNMMQAVRTYQWQCIECKSCSICGTSENDDQLLFCDDCDRGYHMYCLKPPMTQPPEGSWSCHLCLDLLKDKASAYGEA
- the dpf3 gene encoding zinc finger protein DPF3 isoform X4 — encoded protein: MATVIHNPLKSLGDQFYREAIEHCRSYNARLCAERSVRMPFLDSQTGVAQNNCYIWMEKRHRQPGQAAGQMYTYPARCWRKKRRLHPPLDPQLRLCELRLEAELAPKREAPTGDATALEALLRTDSLLEKKNNLCKEEETLLEIQRVLEADENGDGFHDDEDFELDTPKRKNRNRGKNRGSSRRRTEPVNMDDQDKPYVCDICGKRYKNRPGLSYHYTHTHLAEEEGEEEKETEMAPSPPHSSDNHKPQKGPDGVIIPNDYCDFCLGDQDSNRKTGQAEELVSCSDCGRSAGRGGAKKDWRKLSTLEELFGSASDSEASTFHGFEDAELEDILLSDDDDNDDDGHDAVADKGTS
- the dpf3 gene encoding zinc finger protein DPF3 isoform X3; the protein is MATVIHNPLKSLGDQFYREAIEHCRSYNARLCAERSVRMPFLDSQTGVAQNNCYIWMEKRHRQPGQAAGQMYTYPARCWRKKRRLHPPLDPQLRLCELRLEAELAPKREAPTGDATALEALLRTDSLLEKKNNLCKEEETLLEIQRVLEADENGDGFHDDEDFELDTPKRKNRNRGKNRGSSRRRTEPVNMDDQDKPYVCDNRYKQKHNSKKAEEVCGKRYKNRPGLSYHYTHTHLAEEEGEEEKETEMAPSPPHSSDNHKPQKGPDGVIIPNDYCDFCLGDQDSNRKTGQAEELVSCSDCGRSAGRGGAKKDWRKLSTLEELFGSASDSEASTFHGFEDAELEDILLSDDDDNDDDGHDAVADKGTS